The Salmo salar chromosome ssa02, Ssal_v3.1, whole genome shotgun sequence genome segment CCCGGAGGACCCGGAGGACCCGACATGTACTCCCTGACACCATCGCCTACATGAAGGACAACACAATACACAAGTTACTGCACTGCTAAACAGTAGCGTAAAAAAGGTTTTAGATCATTAGGCACCCTTTTAGTTAGCATCAACTACGCAAACAACATCTAAATCATATTTGTCGACCATATTGTCCCACGGAGGTCACGTATGCTGTCAAATATGCTatcaggaggtatatctcactgatcatccccaaagccaacaccccatttggccgcctttccttccagttctctgctgccagtgactggaacgaattgcaaaaatcgctgaagttggagacttttatttccctcaccaactttaaacatcagctacctgagctgctaaccgatcgctgcagctgtacatagtccatctgtaaattgcccacccaatctacctacctcatcccattactgtttttattttatttacttttctgctcttttgcacaccagtatttctacttacacatcatcatatgctcatttatcactccagtgttaatctgctaaattgtaattatttgctcctatggcctatttattgcctacctcctcatgccttttgcacacactgtatatagactttctttttttctactgtgtcattgacttgtttattgtgttattggcttgtttattgtttactccatgtgtaactctgtgttgttatctgtgtcacactgctttgctttatcttggccagttcgcagttgaaatgagaacttgttctcaactagcctacccggttaaataaaggtgaaataaaaaaaataaaaaatatattgtaaCAGTCTTTGGATGGACGTAGTTTAGCCCCAATCCTTTTCATTGGAGGTAAGAAGAAAAAGCAGATAATCTCACTCACTCTTGAGGTATTCTGTGATGTATTGACGGACGTCCGGTGTTCCATCCCCAGACCCAGGTAGCCCATCACGGCCGGGTTCCCCGGGAGGTCCAGGTGGACCTGGTGCTCCAGGGGAACTCCTGGATGATCCACCACTGGAGTAGCCAGGGATTCCTGGAGCACCTGGAACGCCAGCCTCACCTAATAAAAATATAAGTAGGCTTAATTAACTTACACAAATGATCCACATTGGGTGATAAACATTGTTAAAGTGATGTTCCAGAGATTTTGTATAATTTTAGCCAGTAGATTTGAAAATAGTGCTCATGAGCCAAAACAGGTCCCAGTTTTAATTATTTTttgcaattcgtatgatatgttacgaatgtaTAAGTACTTAAGATCCCAGACTGCATCTTTAAAGGGGTGTAAGGGTGTACCTTTTGGACCCGGTTGCCCCTCGGGGCCCTCTGGACCTTGGGGCCCTGGAAGTCCACTGTCACCTTCTGGTCCTGGACCTCCAGGTTGTCCCTGGGGTCCAGGGAAACCTGGGGAGAAAACAATACAATGAACAATACAACATATACCCACAAGGATTAAGTAAATTCAGAAGTAAATGTTGGTTGTAACCCAAGCGACAGTTTAACTATGCTTCTGATAAATATTTGATCCACCCACCGACACCGGGATCTCCGGGAACTCCTGGTAAACCGGGCTGACCTGGGTCACCTGAAACATAGATCAAATTGCGTTAAGGTCGACATTTTAAGTCTATCACTAAGTCTGCCATGTAAATAGTATGTGACTGagccagttcaaatcaaatcaaatgtatttatatagcccttcttacatcagctgatatctcaaagtgctgtacagttcATAGCCTACTATGATATCAATCCAGCCCTTTGACATGGAGATGCCTTTAAAATTGCTTACCTTGGTAACCCTGGGGTCCTGGTTTACATTAGGAAACAATAAAATGATTTAcaagatgagtgcacataactTCTGTTTCGACCAAATTGACTATGATAAAAACACAAATGGTAGAGACAGTGAGTTGGACCCCTCTGTACCTGGTGATCCCGGAAGACCAGTTGGGCCAGCAGGTCCTGGTGGTCCAGCGAAGAAGGTTCCTGAAAGGcaacacagcattacactacaACATTACATTGCGTTACATTACGTGACCTTCCATATCATACCATATcatatggggtggcaggtagcctagtggttaaagcgttggactagtaactgaaaggttgcaagagcgttggactagtaactgaaaggttgccagatcgaatccccgagctgacaaggtaaaaatctgttgttctgaacaaggcagttaacccactgttcctaggctgtcattgaaaataaaaatttgttcttaactgacttgcctagttaaataaaggtaaaatatatactgATCAACAGCTTCTATCTTTGACAGTAGAGTCATTGTGATTGTGTTGAGTGATCAGATGGTAACAGTATGGAGAGTGTAGTGTAGTTTTGGTTAGGGCCACCTACCTGAGTTGGGCACAAAGCTACCTGGCTCTCCCTTATCTCCTCGGGGGCCGGGCACACCAACACCTGTGAGAGGAATGGGTCAGGTTGAGTTGAAATTCATCAAAATGGTTTGAAAAGGAACTTTGCAACAGATGACGCAAACCAGTTCTTACAATAGCTTAATTATTTTACAATATAATTTGTATATAATATTGTACATTCTTCTCAGGTAGAAATGTTATGGTTTACCTGGTACACCTGGCTCTCCTTTAGGACCTTCAGGACCTGGGGGACCCTTACCTGAGAAGGAATAAGGTAAGAATTAGCTTTATAAAAAGGACAGAATCCATAAGAAAAAGGGATcagaacaaaataaaataaaacagctATCCGTCCAAAAATACATTGAAGTGCATGGAGAATGAACCACATGGCTTACCTAGAAGACCCTGGGCACCTGGTTCTCCTGGGGGCCCTGGAGGGCCAGGTGGGCCAGGAAGACTAGCCACAGGTGCACGTTCTGTTGTAAGGGGTAAGGTAAGTGTAGAGGTAATAAGAAAGTCATACACTATAACGAGTCTAAAACAAGAACATATTTTCAGCCAAACATACTCACTCTCTGTGGTTTCCACAGTCTGTACAGTAATACCAGGCTTTCCCtggtctcccttctctccttcctctcccttttCTCCCCTGGGACCTATAGAGACAGAGCCAATGAACAATCAAAGGGAAAGTACGTACAGAATATGGACCCTGATGTCTCATTGGATATCTGAGAAATAAGTCTTACCAGGCGTTCCAGGAAGACCAGCAGGGCCAACAGGACCTGAGGAGACACAACAGAAGCACTGAGCTTACAGCTTACTGTACCTGAAAGTCTATGAGGAACTTCATGAAGATCTCCAACATCTAGATCTTCATCCAGATCTGGTCAAGGCGATACAGTGTTTACTCAAACTGTAGAACAATGTCttagaacagtggttcccaaactttttatagtcctgtaccccttcaaacattcaacctccagccgcgtaccccctctagcaccagggtcagcgcactctcaaatgttgttttttgccatcattgtaagcctgccacacacacactatacgatacatttattaaacataagaatgagtgtgagtttttgtcacaacccggctcgtggcaaatgacaaagagctcttataggaccagggcacaaataataatgtaataataatcaatcattttgctctttatttaaccatcttacatataaaaccttctttgttcatcaaaaattgtgaataactcaccacaggttaatgagaaggttgTGCTTGAAAGGACGCACATAActttgcaatgttgggttgtgttggagagagtctcagtcttaaataattgtccacacacagtgtgtgcctgtatttcgttttcatgctagtgagagtcgagaatccactctcacataggtacgtggttgcaaagggcatcagtgtctgaACAACATGATTTGTCAAGACAAGAAACTCTGAGAGCAGCCCGattcagaaatctggcagtggcttctgattaaattccattttcacagaaccgcttgttgcaatttcgatgaggctctcttgttcagatatcggtaagtggactggaggcagggcatgaaagggataacaaatccagttgtttgtgtcgtccgtttcgggaaagtacctgcgtaattgcgcacccagctcaatcaagtgcttcgctatatcacatttgacattgtctgtaagcttgagttcatttgcacacaaaaaaacaatacaatgatggaaagacctgtgtgttgtccttgttaatgcagacagagaagagctccaacttcttaatcatagcctcaattttgtcctgcacattgaatatagttgcggagagtccctgtaatcctagattcagatcattcaggtgagaaacaacatcacccagataggccagtcgtgtgagaaacccgtcatcatgcaagcggtcagacatgTGGAAATTATGgttagtaaagaaaactttaagctcgtctctcaatttaaaaaaacgtctcaatactttgccccttgataaccagcgcacttcctCTCcctgttgtaaaagtgttacatagTTGCTGCCCGTATCATTGCATAATgtagaaaatacacgagagttcaggggcgatgctttaacaaagttaaccattttcactgtagtgtccaaaatgtttttcaaactgtcaggcattcccttggcagcaagagcctctcagtggatgctgcagtgtacccaagtggcgtcgggagcaactgcttgcacactcGTTACCACTCCAAtaggtctccctgtcatggcttttgcaccatcagtacagataccaacacattttgaccaccaaagtccatttgatgtcacaaagctgtccagtactttaaaaatatccactcatgttgttctggtttccagtggtttgcagaagaggatgtcttccttaattgaccccccataaacgtaacggacatataccaggagctgtgccagccCCGCCACGACTGTTGAcgcatccagctgtaacgcatataattcactgacttgtatgtgaagcagtaattgtttcaaaacatctcctgccatgtcactgacgcgtcgtgaaacagtgttgtttgatgaagacattggCTGTATGTTTTGTTTTGGCCTttccccccagcattgtcccagccatatctgcagcagcaggaagaatgaagtcctccacaatagtatgggacttgtctgtcctagccactcggtagctcaccatataagacgcttctagccccttcttagtaatgatatctgttgcttttatgcatgtcttactactcgaaagttgtCTTTATTCTtgctcaaaaaactcccgtggcttatttttcaaattgtcatgtctcgtttctaaatgtctgcgcaagagtgaaggtttcccgcgagagagtaacggttcatgtgattggatgttaattatttgacaagGCTacatgtatttgacattgtgttgttatttcgctgaacactagatggtttaattttattttgggcagtgaaatgaggctactcaggcgagaaacaaaactcacccaaatgtatagccccattggaaaatataaatatactatttgaaaatgtgaagacatttatttggcgtacccccaacAGCATTGCGCATACCCCAGGAATACCTGTCTTAGAACATTTTAGAATTTAGAGCTTCAGTACCAACCTGAGAGTCCAGGGGATCCAGCAACACCAGCGGGTCCGGGGCTGCCTGGAGGTCCGGGGATGGCAACCGAACTGGAACCAGCTGGATTGACCAATGACCATCCATTACTTAAGGATATGTGATGCTGTCCTACTGTGGACACTGTACTATAAAGTCATCTCAAGAAATATTTACAGCTGTAGATGTACAGTGCCTATCGACCAGTGTAGCGATGTCTCTAATTTGCCTTGTCGTTTCCTCTTACTTACCTGCATTGATGATTCTACCAGGTTCTCCAGCTTCGCCTAGAAGATAACATGATGATAGATTGAATGAAAGCATAATCCTGTTTGACTAAAGATATAGAGGAAGAATGTAATAGGTACATTACCTTTACCTCCAGGCTGACCTGGATTACCTGGTATACCTATACggggtagagggggagggttACAAAAATGTTATAGCCTGCTGTACAATATTTGAGGAACCATGCATCTGAAATGTAAATCAAGGAATGATTTTGCATCAAAGAGTCATACCTGGTGGACCTTGAAGCCCGGGAATGCCTACAGCGGAAACAAGTGGAAAATGTATGTTATTGAATTTTAAATAGTGAATACTAAgcattgatggatggatggatatatggaTTAATAAATGGATTCATTGATTTTACCTGGGAGGCCTGTATCTCCTGGAGGTCCTGCTGGTCCTCTGGGACCTGGCAACCCATCCAATCCCTTGTCACCTGGAATGATACAGGTATCAATTATCCTGTAAAAACTAAAAGTTGTTATATGGACAACTTGATATTTCAACCAAAATATATTGTTGTGGTTTCTATCTACCAAAGGATGTTGTTGTTCTTACCTCTAGAGCCTTTTTCACCGTCAGCCCCGGGAGCACCTGTTGAATAACACCCACACATACAGAATTGATAAGAGTGAAGAATTTAACTGTTACAGTATCTATATTCGGACAGCCTGAGATTATTCTAGCAGCACAATCTTTTCTTCACTACTCTGTTCACTTACCTGTGGGTCCTTTGGATCCCTTTGTTCCGTCTGGTCCTGGAAGTCCTCTTTGACCTGGGTCACCTATGATGACGGAGAGGGTACATAACCACTATGAAATGTGCTTACAACCCATTTTCACACCAGTTTACATATGTAGTGCATATTTCTCTCAATGATGTGTTATcctagagaaggaggagagaagaaataAAGAGGAGACACAAAGTTCTGAATCCCATGTGATTCTAACTATTCAGGGCAGACAGATACACACCTGATGTTCCGCGGGGTCCTTTCTCTCCTGGCTCGCCCTTATTTCCTGGAGGTCCAGCTGGTCCCTTCTCTCctggaagaggagagaaacaATAGGCTTACTGATATGATCTTTGTTTgatgctgcaatatgtaactttttgggcaacctgaccaaattcacatagaaatgtgatttatagatctgtcattctcattgaacgtAAGTCTAAGAAGTGGGTGATTTGTCTATGTGCACAATTTCTATGTTTCCATTCTTAAATtcagtttttgcgtcttttactttcagtttttcaAACAGCTATTGAAAAGATACAGTATTTCACAGAGGTTTAGATggcacaatgattctctacagaattgcttgttttgtcacaaactgaaattaggtgaactattagatgttttgcaaccaggaaatggcagagcgactTCTGCATATTACaactttaaagctagaatcctccATTGACAAAATAACAAATCCACCTCCCTGCCCCTCTTTCACTAGAAAAAAAACAAAGGAAtggggcctggagaaatgtaaccattctcaaattcatagagaacaGTATtacttccgtccctctcttcgccccaacctgggcttgaaccaggaaccctCTGCACACATTGACAACAGTCACCATCGAAGCATCGCTACCTATCACTCCACAAAAGCCATggtccttgcagagcaagggaaacaactacttcaaggtctcagaccgagtgacgtcaccaattgaaacgctacCAGTGCGCACCGCTAaccagctagccatttcacaccggttacagatgcaaggactgaccatccatggtaTCAAATGTATAGGTTTCACCacattttgaggctatacagtctTTGTTTACATTTGCATTCTTTACTAAAATGTTAGTAAAGCAAGCTTatttttggggttctgatggagtATGACAattaaactaagctcatgaggcattaatAAGTTATACTCTTCAACAATCAATGGCTATCATAAATGTTTAAGTGAAAAAATGGATGTATCAACTAAGGTTTCTAGCTATATTTGTGGCTTTCTCTTAGTGAATCTAAATCAAGCAAATAGGCCTGCATACAACACATCTCAACATGTTGGTCTAGAATACCTTTCGGTCCTGGAGCGCCTGCTTCACCTCGGAAACCCTGTGGACCAGGAGTTCCTAAAGAAAAGTGACAAATACACAACTTTAGAAATCACATGCTTGTGTCTTCTTCCAATACAATGGTACATGAAAAGGGCAAAGAGCACTCACCTGGGATACCTGTAGCACCCTGACCACCCGCTGACCCtggaaaacaaaaataaatacactTTAACAATGGCGGCCAACAGTTACAGTCTCAGTGTTGATGAATTgcgtttacattttagtaatttagcagacgctctaatccagagtgatttacaatTTGGGATAGTTTAATGTATCTCATCAATTTAGATGTATTTCCTGCATTAATGATGACCTTTGGCCTTACCTTTAGGCCCAACAGGCCCAGCAGTGCCAGCAGGTCCGGTGCCTCCGGGTTCACCAGGAGAACCTATGGCATCACATAACATTACATAAGAGCTTGAACAGGAACCCATAatttaaatatatacattttatggatttttttctcTGAAGATATACTGTGACGCCATCAAATACACTTATGAACATACCTTTGTCCCCTTTCTCTCCAAACCCTGGAGGACCAGGCTCTCCACGTGATCCCGTTGGTCCTTCTCGGCCCCTCTGGCCTGGGGGGCCCTCTGCACCAGCTTCACCTATTCACAGATGAGAAGAGATGCATTGTGGGAGTGTGATAAaataatttatatgtttaaaagataatgattaaataattctaccctgaaacgTAACTAATTAGTAATTAGttgtttatgtagcatgtataatgaataattaaagtattaAACATAAGTCCAACTAGGTTGGACTGGGAGGGAgataaatgtgtgtatgtgtgtgccgaaGAAAATACCGAGAACAATTAAAACGGTGTTTGGCTCGACCTGGCTACaactctgagaaacttatgataggacagggagtacttctcaaggtttctctaatctcgggggaatggaacggacagcgctgggtagtgatacacagtggtgagaactctggAGAAGCACACAactcacctactgttcgtgtgtatgtatgtgcgtaggatatctactgtttgtgtggatgtaTGTGCGTAGGTAGGAAGTGAACTATAAAAAGGATGTCTTTGTATAATGAACTTCAGAGTACCCTCgtgaataaacattttgactattgtaagctgggactctcgtctgtttcattcaaccagaatcttacaaactctgggttgcagactgagtagATGAATTGAAGTTTATGAACAGTGATAACGAAATTCACATAACAGAGTGAGAGTCTATACAGTACATTTCTCATTTGTTGCAAGATTGAGATCTTGTAATTTTAAGTCAAATTGTGTCCTTAAGCATTACCTGCATTTCCTTTAGGTCCCCTCGGGCCCTCCTGTCCACTGTGGCCCATCTGACCTGGAGGACCTAAGGAAGAGAAGCCGGACATCAGTCTGCTATCATTCAGCAGATGATTATTTACTGTAGCCACTACAGAATAAAACTAGTAGTTTGTGTTCCTACCTGGTAGGCCAGGGAATCCATTATCACCTGAAATGAATTAATTAATTCCATTTGTACAGTATAACTCTAACATGTACAGTATTTGCTGTGTGACgtcattgaaatgaaatgtagGTCTAAGGCTCACTGACCTTTGACTCCTGGACCACCTTGGTCACCTGAAATAAAACAGCTGAAATGTTCATCAACAGACACAGCCAAAACTTGCTCTGCCAATACAGTTTGTTTCCATCTATGGATGGATGGATCCATCTATGTATGTTTCCATGTCCATGCAGTGGATGCCCTACAGTACCTTTGGTCCCAGGCTCTCCTCTCGCTCCTTTCATTGAATGTGCAAGTGTTGctgtaacaaataaataaaaaatgttgtcAATATATAGAATCCAATAAAAACGACACATGTATAAcatctttcaaaaatattcataCAATTCACAAGTTTGCATGATTTTGGATTTGTGACTGAATCATTCCTTTGTTTTAATAGTTGAAAAGCTCAACAtatacccacaaaacacaaggctGGTGCACAGTGTaagttctggttctggttctgtacCTCGTACAGTATCGGACTGCAGCTCAGTCCTGACTATCTGCTGAACTGCCCTTTGCAGAGCTACAGGGTCTTGGCCTGGTCCATTAGCTGATCCTGGACCTGCTCCTGCTGCCACTCCCAGATTGATACCATTATCAGAGCGGAGCAGTgtggtagaggagggagaggaggtcttGTCTATGTATGCAGACTCCAAAGGGTCTATGATGTTGAtggctgaggaggaggagaggcgacTGGAATGGGCTGAGGAAGAGCTGGAGGCTTGTTCCAAGGCATCCACACGAGCTTTAAGACGTTTGACTTCTTCGGCTGTAAGTGgttggaagagaaagagagggaggggaagaaaattgggagggaaacagagagaaacaaggACAAAGATCGAGTGAGAGaagcgagaaacagagagaaatacaggggagaaagaacagagaaaaaaacagagagagatttaCTTAGACACGGATGTAACTCTAGCTCTCTATGACAGAGACAGCCACATAAATCCAATCACCCCAGTGCCCTAcagctccactcctcctctcttaccCAGGGCGATGAGTCCCAGGAGGAGCCCCAGGAGGAGCAGAAGACCCAGCAGGAGGCCCAACAGCCACTTCCACCAGGAGCAGCAGGACCAGAAGCCCCGACCTCCTCCAGACTCGTCCTTGCGTATCTCTGAtcgaagagagaggtagaggacacGGGGGTCAAGAACCAGCATCAGTAGAGTATCATGAAGAATGCATAAGAGTAGGCATTTAGGGCTGAAGATTGTTACATTGGGATTCAGCCATTTCAATTTCAAAGTATAGTTAGACTATACCTGCATAGGTTGCTTTGTCTTTCGTTGACACTTTCATCAAGGATCCAGCTTTAAAAAACAGCAGTGGAAGAACAGTTTGTTGGTAACACAAGTCAAGGTGTGGTGAAAATGTCTATTCACTTCCATTATCTACCGTTTGTTTCTGTGGTTCTGGCTGTAGCTGTCTCCACAAAGCCGGacaccttcttcttctccttcttcagtGAGTCCTCAGAATAGGCTAGAAAATGTGAAAAGAGAAGTAAACTTCAGCATAACTCACAGACAACGGCTAACACTAAGACAGTGGGACTGGAGTATGTTATTGGGCATGGAAACATTTAAGATCTGATAGGACTGGTACCATTTTCCCTCAGAAGGTTATTCTCATTGAGCACACAATTGAATATTTAGTAAATATTATGTATTTAGTGAAAACCCTCCTCTATGTGTACATTTCTGGTATTCTCACGTACTGGATTGCAATATTCCGGTATCTTTCCCCCAATTCCCATGTTTCTAGAAATCATGCTTTGAAGATTCCCAGAATAAGCAGGGAATCTGGAATCCTCCAACCAAGATTtcaggaaaacctgggaattttgggaaagttaccggAATTTTGCAAACATATTGCTcttacaacaacctctccctcaacgtcagcaagacaaaggagctgatcatggactacaggaaatggagggccgagcacgccaccatacacatcgatggggctgtagtttagtgggtcgagagcttcaagttcctcggcgtccacatcactaaggatctatcatggtccatacacaccaacgcagtcgtgaagagggcaatgCAACGCTTCTTAcccctcagaaggctgaaaatatttgtcaCGGGCCCTCAGATCCTAAAAACGTTTTACAGGTGCACCATTAAGAGCATCTTGacaggctgcatcaccgcctggtatggcaactacttggCATCCAAcaacaaggcgctacagagtgtaGAGCGACCCAGTACTCCCGAGCTCCCTGccaaccaggacctctataccaattgtcaaaaactccagccacccaagtcataaactgttctctctgctacagcatggcaagtggtactgatgcaccaagtctgcaaccaacaggaccctgaacagcttcaacccccaaaACATTAAACTGCTAAATTGTTGGTTAAATATTTAGCCAAATAGCTACCCGGCTATCTGGATTCAGACTtttttttttgactcatcacatacgctgctgctactgtttatcatctatcctgttgactagtcactttattcTTAGTTATATGGACATATCTccatcaattacctcgtacccctgcacatcgacttagtcctggtaccctgtatatataaccattgtgtatttattattacttttattattacgtattatacatttttctattatttttctattttctttctctctgcattcttgggaagggcccgtaagcatttcactgttagtctacatctgCTGTTTATgtagcatgtgaccaataacatttgatttgattcgagtGTTGCCTACCAATAGCAGTGGCAGCAGAGGAGAACTGTTTGCCAGTATCTTTGGCCATGATGAGTCTTTCCGTCTCCTTTTTGACGGGAGCGTTCTCTTTCTCCAGCAGCATGAATTTGTATTCTTTGGCCTCTTCACCGGTAGGACTGCTGGGCGCCACTGAGAAATAGGCAGCAAAAACATTCAGTATAAACTGGTAAGTGTCATGAATACATGATAAGATAGAGTAGGAGAGGAtatccttttactgcagtgggctaaatcaggctcacacagattgtttcttgttagtcttaaacaaatctactttgagacAAAAGTAGACACCTCACACACaaggttatgggcttaaaaacagaagacacctgtaccatgttaGATATAGAATTTAAATGATCACATTTtgtgtttgcatcccaatattacacttcatATACATCAAACAAgaggaaaaatatgaataacattccacccatgaggcaacTAGAGGGCGATTTGGTAATTTGACTGCAGGACAGCGCTATACTTGTCTTCGTGCTGCCGCTGCTTGTACATATATACATCGAATCAAATGTTTTATGTCTATGGTTGCCTAATTGTTATCTATGCAAAACAAAGTATTTTGGACTCACCTGTGTTTGTGGACACCCCTGTGCTTGTGACATTTTTCTGCACACCATAGACTGCCAAAAATAGAAAGACATGCAGGGTGAATTTAACATGATTTAAACGTGTGAAATATAACTCCCACAATGAACATGGGCATTATTCTCTTGATCCCAGTGGATTTCTGAACACTCAACACTCCATCCATACCTGTTTGTGTGTTGACTCCATTAGCTGTCAGGATACCGCCAGTGGTTGTGGCCAGGTTCTTCTGCATACCGTGAACTAGAGTTGGACAAAGGAGAGAAAACAGtcaatacttttttatttttattttatttcacctttatttaaccaggtaagctaattaagaacaagttctcattttcaactgcgacctggccaagataaagcaaagcagtgcgacacaaacaacaacacagagttacacatggagtaaacaagtgtacagtcaataacacaatagaaaaaaaagaaagtctatatacagtgtgtgcaaatggcgtgaggaggtaaggcaataaatatgccatagtagcgaagtaattacaatttagcagattaacactggagtgatagatgagcagatgatgatgtgcaagtagtaatactgctgtgcaaaagagcataaaaataaattaaaacaatatgaggatgaggtaggtagattgggtgtgctatttacagatggactatgtacatcTGCAGCGATCGGTTGCTCAGAatgctgat includes the following:
- the LOC106586738 gene encoding collagen alpha-1(XVII) chain isoform X4; the protein is MDNLTTTKIVNAGAGGKVVKETVTTTTRLTSLPPTSGGLSSRSGLLSTGGGESTSRAITGGSSSVLVSSSAAAGSGGGAKSGYGGGSVSKSTTITTIESPSLSSGASGASGAAFRSSGASGASFGASKTSGSLSNSGGGLMSSSSSSLTGGSSSGFVSSSKGAGAGGGSFVTGSSSGSSSGFAFSSGTGTGGGDSSSAKMSAGGLGSVTVSTVTRSNYSSSAEAGSGGVKRGGAQGSASSAVSFSPTPMERKSMTTTMIARSMGYEGRSSGNSSPEYTRREYAAANATANTPTRGRSHSRESEIRCRLQSASPTAKRWTELDDVKRLLKGSRSSSISPPRSPTSTLPIPRKASVETRTRPNSSQSGQYNSATLDLGMPSYVWSGPTAGGYGYHSNAINRSPSSTLQHSPTTLTVYGVQKNVTSTGVSTNTVAPSSPTGEEAKEYKFMLLEKENAPVKKETERLIMAKDTGKQFSSAATAIAYSEDSLKKEKKKVSGFVETATARTTETNAGSLMKVSTKDKATYAEIRKDESGGGRGFWSCCSWWKWLLGLLLGLLLLLGLLLGLIALAEEVKRLKARVDALEQASSSSSAHSSRLSSSSAINIIDPLESAYIDKTSSPSSTTLLRSDNGINLGVAAGAGPGSANGPGQDPVALQRAVQQIVRTELQSDTVRATLAHSMKGARGEPGTKGDQGGPGVKGDNGFPGLPGPPGQMGHSGQEGPRGPKGNAGEAGAEGPPGQRGREGPTGSRGEPGPPGFGEKGDKGSPGEPGGTGPAGTAGPVGPKGSAGGQGATGIPGTPGPQGFRGEAGAPGPKGEKGPAGPPGNKGEPGEKGPRGTSGDPGQRGLPGPDGTKGSKGPTGAPGADGEKGSRGDKGLDGLPGPRGPAGPPGDTGLPGIPGLQGPPGIPGNPGQPGGKGEAGEPGRIINAAGSSSVAIPGPPGSPGPAGVAGSPGLSGPVGPAGLPGTPGPRGEKGEEGEKGDQGKPGITVQTVETTEKRAPVASLPGPPGPPGPPGEPGAQGLLGKGPPGPEGPKGEPGVPGVGVPGPRGDKGEPGSFVPNSGTFFAGPPGPAGPTGLPGSPGPQGYQGDPGQPGLPGVPGDPGVGFPGPQGQPGGPGPEGDSGLPGPQGPEGPEGQPGPKGEAGVPGAPGIPGYSSGGSSRSSPGAPGPPGPPGEPGRDGLPGSGDGTPDVRQYITEYLKSDGVREYMSGPPGPPGVPGPPGGGSVESVDDLASRVIAYIQSGGIASGVPGPPGPPGAPGGGSTSLNDIISLLQREEVRHYIVGPPGPAGPPGIPGIPWRGGYGFNTNEVAGRVLNLMNEQGMVGMLGPPGPPGPPGLPGSHSDISYLLQNAEYKGVLGAQGPPGPPGVPGPAGPQGPTGPSGQAPYSSSGYRLEEVKDYIQSDGTRGGMFGPPGPPGPPGPQGHKGEQGSSGYGHAFDHRTSEGRRLAETETETDYSNIAVRVTDYIKYHGLLRDVVENQSQLEKSQVVQGPPGPPGPPGAPGFSRVFGSHSNATDLVEYIRAHGNIVGPPGRPGQKGDIGHTGHKGERGLDGIPGRTGLNGLEWKRGGKGEKGEYTLVTHRRKRNVGVSETND